ATATGCATGCCACCATTGACGATGTGCCGAATTATTATCTCACTAGCCTGTATTTGGCAGAGTTAAAGGAAAGAAATAGCCAATTACCTAAGTTAAAGATGCAAATGAGTCGATTTAATGACGATTTTTAAGAAAATCGTGTATCAAATCTTATTTTTTTTATACCTTTGAACTAACAAAAAGAAGGAACCCATGAAATTGAGCCAACAATCACAATCTATTATCGAAGCGGCAATCCAAAAGGCAGTCGCTAAATATACATGTAACTGTGAACAAACTATTGTTACTGACATCCATCTTCAACCGGACCAAGCTTCGGGACAGCTTAATGTTTACAATGATGATGATGAAGAATTGGCAAACATCATGATAGAAGAATGGACTACATATGACAGTGATGATTTTCTGGAAAACATAGAGCCTTCCCTGCGCAATATCCTCTGCAGGATGAAAGATGCGGGTGACTTCGACAAGGTAACGATTCTGAAACCTTACTCGTTCGTATTGGTGGATGAAGATAAGGAAACGGTGGCTGAATTGTTGCTGGTAGACGATGATACGATACTGGTGAACGACGAGCTACTGAAAGGATTGGATAAAGAGTTGGATGATTTTCTGAAAGAGTTGCTGGAAAAATAATTTTCTAAAACCTTCGAAAGAAAGAATATCAGATTTCCATATAAAAAATAATCGGAAGCAAACAGGATTTTACTCCTACCTTTGCTTCCGATTATTTTTTATATGGAACCTATTAATCCTATATAGACAGTTGAGTACCGTGAATTCGATATAAGTTTAAATGTAACTCACTCATATTGATAAGTTTTCACAGTTCTATTATTTTCCAATCTTCTCCGCCCAAGCTCTCTCCATTCCATAGAAATTAATCGCCTCACCGGCAGATTTACCGTCCAGTTCCTGCTGTTTCTGCTCAAAGAAAACTTTCCAACGCGGATAATACAAATCTTTCAAAAGACCACTCCACTCACGATGAGAATAATCATGCAAACCACCCTGATTGGAAGCGATGCTGTCTCCCCACACTGTGATTAATGCGGATGCATTCCATTCGTAGAGTTTCTTTTCTGCATCGGTAGTACCTAAAGAACATGCGGCAGCCAACCAAGAAGATACGGAGAACTCTTTCCGAGTAGACAATAAGCTGTCTTGCGACAAGATGAGCTCAAGGAATTGCTGTGTCTGCTTCCGGAAATTTTCTTTATCTTTCCGGTCATAGTTCCGAGATATTTCTTCGAGTAACATATTTCCTTTGTCAGCATTACTCTGACGTACAATATCCACCAGGTCATATTCAAAGTTGTTGTTTCCTTTATACCGATCGGCAACAGCAAGCAGCAGGTTAGCCGCTTTTGCCGTTGAGTCCGGAGAATAGAACAGCTTGGAATATCCCCATGTAGATGTCCTGTCCAGATGAAATCCCGGACGAGCACACAACAAGGACTCAATCGTTCCTTCACCCTGGTGGTTTTTAGGAGCATTGTAAACGGTATGCTCCAATGCACGCCAGGCTTCTGCCACTTCCGGCGGGATGTCTCCGCCATAACGCGCCTTCAAATAGCCTTGCAGCCATTCATCGGAAGAGAACCGCTCTTCACGCCAGGGAAGTTCATAAAGCAGTTCGAACATCACCGGGTTGTTCTCAATCCCTTCGGGGGTTGCCCCTACTCCACGCAACGTTTTTCCATTGGCATGTGCACACGCGTCATAGTATCCGCTTATCAATTGATCCATCCGGCCGTGCAAGCCTACATTTCCACCAAAGTTCAGCAGCATACAATAGAGCCAGTCATGTTTGCCGAAGCCTTTCTCGCGAACCCATTCAGAATTCGGATCACCCCATTGCGGACGTTTCTCGCTATATAAGTCCAACACCATCAAGTCTCCCTGATTGAGAGAAGAAATCATTTCTTCCCGGGGATTTATCTGCCATGCCTGAATCACCCAGACAGCTCCCGGATTCGCTTTCTTCATGGCTTTCATAATAGAAGTTCCGGTTTTTGCCAAGTCTACTCCTTCCGTGTTGCCACCTTCATGGAATGGATCCATACTATAATATCGGGCTTTTCCATATAGTTTCTCCAGTTCTTCATAATACATGGCAGCGAAAGAATCGAAGTGTTCGTCTTCTGTGGAGAGGAAAGCCGGACGAGGGAATCCGCACCAAGTGCTGGGATCGGCAATCTGATAACCCAGTTTCTCGCCTATATTACGGGGAACCATTCCCGAATATCCGGGAAATACAGGTTCAATCCCCAATTCCCGCATACGGGATATTATCTTCTTTTGAAGCACTTCCTGCTGCTGATACCAACTATCGGGATTCGGTCCGCCCCATCCTTCCAGGTTATTCATCTGCCACCATGCCATAAAAGCCGGGCCGGAAATAAACTCATTGATTTCTTCCGTTGTATATCCGACACGCTTCAACAGATTGTACCAGACGACTTCCATCCCGGTAATGCTCAAAGGCATATTAATGCCGTGCATTGCCATCCAATCTATCTCCTTCTCCCAACGCTCCCAATCCCAAAACGCCATTGAGTAAGAATAGGTGCAATAGTTCAGGTAATACCTGCTTTTCATGGATGTCTCCTGACGGATTTTCTCTTGGGGAAGCGGCAATACCTCCGGCAATTTCTGAGACGGATTGTTCCAGGAAAGGTGAATGCCCGCCACATACTTCAAATACCAGTTTAATCCCGTTGCCAATGACAAATCGGAATTGCCAGTTATCAGGACTTTGCCGTTTTCTGAAGATATTTCAAAGTAATCTTTCGACGGATTATCCGCGTCAACAATAAGCCGGAAAAGAATCCGGTCGTCCGAAGTACCTTCCGTCACACGTGCGGCCAGAGAAGTGACCGGTGGTTGTTCTGACTGACAGCTATATAGCCATATAGTCCCAAGTAATAAAATTAACAAAAAGCGCGTATACATAGTAGTTTATTTTTAGATTCTTCAAATATAGTAAATAAGATTTGAATTCTTTTCAATCACTCACGCTTTAATCATTGAAACAAGAAGAATTGTGGACGAGCATATATATTTACGTCTTTCACCTTTCCCGATAAGAATGAGCCTTTGCGAACTTTAAAACGGATAGCAGAGACTTTATATATTTCCTTCATATCAACAATAATCCGGTGAGGATGATGTGGGTCGGCATCCGCATCTGTATGCCAGAAAGAAGAAATATCTCCGTCGAACAGATTCTCCGCTACACCCATATTCTTATCAGTCTGCTCGCTGCTCACATAAACGGTTTCCCATTTTTTCTTATCAATCGGCTGTCCTTTATCATCTATCAGTTCTACTTCTGAAATGCAAGCCTGATGGTCTTCCGTGTAAGAAGAAAGAGTCTCGATACAGAAATGGCGAAGAGTCGTCGCTACAGGGAAATCGAAGGCTTGCCATTCATTGATTTCCTGCAAAGTGGCTTTCAATGCTACATCGCCTTCTTCCAAAACCGGAGTGCCCACTATCGCACGGCGCTGTCCACTTTGGTAGTTCTTGTCTATACCCAAGCTATCCAGGACAGGCTGTTCCAGCCCCCGCAAAGTACGATTGCCCGTATCTTCCATCTCAAAGACTACAATCTCATTCTCCCCTTCTTTCAACCATGGGGCAGGCAGATAGAGTGTTTGCTGAGGACCTATATTCCAGAAACGTCCGAGTGACTTGCCATTTACCCAAACGGATCCTTTGCCCCATTGGCTCATATCGACAAAACAGTCACCTTTCTTCGGAACCGTAAATGTTCCTTTATGGAAAGCTGGAACTCCTTTGATGGTTTCACCGAAATTCATTTCCGCAACTTTCTCCTTATACAAAGGTAACGGAGTAACAGACCATCCGGTCAATTTTTCATCGCCCCACAAGACTTGGCTGGTGATGCCCTTCCTATTGAACAGTATATCGGGACCGTAATTCACACGCCCGGTGTTTTCAACCAGAATCTCTAGCGTAGCGGGTGCTTTCTGTACATTCAACGTCACGCTATTCTGATTGTAACGGCGATCCAAGCTAGCTACTTGTTTTCCATCTATCAGAATAACAGCATAGTCACGCAAATCCTGTATGATAAGTTTCCGCTTTCCTGCTTTTTGAATGGTTGTCTGATAATGAATATATCCGAAATCCATTCCTACGTCTTCCATTGACAGTACCTCTTCCGTTCGTATAGTCTGATGAAAAGCGGCAGTCAAAGGGGCACTTTCCTTTAATTCGACTGTAGCGAAAGTGGTGGTCGGATTATCGGCAGGCACTTCCGGCAATACAGTCCCCTCGGGCAGATATTTCTGAATCACTTCTCTGAATGCATGATATTTGGGATAGCAATTTCCCCATTCGCCCAAAGGCGCGTCATAATCGTAACTTGTCGGCTGAGGTTGATAGCCACCACTGGTATTGGCTCCATTCGTGTACCAGAAATTGGTTCCGCCATGAAACATATACATACTGACAGACACTCCGTGGCTCAACATCCAGTCCAATTGTTCGGCAGGACGCTCATAAGCGACAGACGAATGACGCTTGCCCCACTCATCAAACCAAGCCGGGTAGAACTCCGCCACAAAATAAGGGCCGCCCGGATGGTATTTATCCACTACTTTGAAAATATCTTCACCGAACACACCGTTCAGTGTAGGCAATGCGCCGTCAATATGACCGGCTTCTACTTGTCCGCCACCGTCGCAGGTGAACAACGGAACATTGAATCCGGCCTCTTTTATCATATCACGAATAGCGGTAAGATATTCTTTATCTGCTGCATACGAACCGTATTCATTTTCTACCTGCACCATGATAATATTACCGCCATTGTTGATAGTCAGAGGGGACAGTTGCTTCCCAAGTTCCTTGATATAGCGTTCACAATAGGAAAGGAAACGCGGGTCCTTGCTACGATAGGTCATGTCTTTTTCTTTCAGAAGCCACGAAGGGTATCCGCCGAAATCCCATTCCGCACATACATACGGTCCGGGGCGAAGAATGACATATAGTCCTTCTTCCTGTGCAGTACGAACAAATTCGGCAATATCCGCCTGCCCGCTGAAGTCAAATTCACCCGGTTGGCGTTCGTGGAAATTCCAGAATACGTAAGCGGAGACAGTGTTCAGCCCCATTGCACGCGCCCTATGCAGACGGTCACGCCAATACTCGTGTGGAATACGGGGATAGTGCATTTCTCCACAAATCAGTTGCACCTCTTTCCCGTTGATATTAAAAGTGCCATTTTCTATTTTAACCTGTTCCTTGGGGGAGGAACAGGCTGAAATTAGCAAAACAGCTATTACACAAAAAGTGAAAAAATTATATTTGCTATTCATCAATACTATTAATTAATATCCCGATGATAATGATAAAGAAATATCATTATCATTATCGTCGGGACTATTTATATTTCAAACAATATTATTCTAAATCATCAAAACTCAACTTCTCCTATTACATTGACCACGTATTTATTTTCATTGTCTATCCAATGAGTTGTCTTAGTGTTCAACGCCCATTTTACCCCATATGCACTGTTATATTTCAATGATTCACTGCCATCAGGCATCCATATTCCAACCTGGTATTTCCCTGAAAGTCCAACATTTACTCTTCCTTCCATCTTATGAATCAAAGCCTCATGATTTCGTGTCCCCGGTTCAAACGGTTGCCAGTTTTTAGGATTAACATTCTCCAATTTAATTTCTTTCTCCACTCGTTCAGATTCGCTTATGAACACCAGATAGACAGGTCTTGGATTCAATACTGTAGAAAAGCCTGTATTAGTAAGTTGCAAATTATAAATCAAGTTCTGTCCTTCTACACTTAAGGTTGATTCTTCCAGAAGATTCAGACGATAGCCCAGATGGTCGCGCACGAAATCATAAAAAGAACGAACCACTGTATTCCCTTCTTCATCCTTGAAATAATTATCGGCATATAATATCTGATTACGATCCAACCACTGCGGGTATACCTTCTGATTCTTCCAGGACAAAATATTCAAGTCAAAATTCTGACTAATATCAAATGCAGAATAATGATGGTCTCTCAATGCTACAACCACTTTTTCTATCGGCATAATAGTATTGAACTCCCAATCAGTAGCACCAGAATAAGGGATTTCACCACTTACATAATATTGGTGCGATTCATTTGTCAGTTCAACATAGGCCGGATCGCCATACACAAAATCATTATCCGGAGAAAGCCGGTGTTCACCTACTGTAAAATAATCATTCGCAAAACCAATACGATTCCTGTCAGCTTCATTTTCCAGTGTCAATGCTGTTTTATACCGCGGATGGCGCATTTCTATACAATAAGGATATGCTTTCAGAAGTGCATTGACAACTCTGTTTTTAGCCGCTTGATTATTGTCCATCGGTGAACTGTGCCATTCACCCCAAGTACCGACAAATCCGGCCTGCATTACAGCAATCAGTCCCAAATTCTTATTCAGAATAGGAGTCAGTTGTTCCAAATGGCGCTCTACCCATTCGGGAGACTCTTCACCAGATGTAGTACCTTCCCCATCCGTCTTATAAGCAAAACGCAAAATGGCTTTATACCCTCCTTCTTTCAGTTTATCAAACATTCTCTGCAAATCATCCAATGCTGATTGTGGAATATCAGATTTCACATACTCTGTCAGATAAATATACATCTGAGTCAACGTCACCCCATCGTTCTGCGCACGATGTATATCTATTTTAGGACCTACAAAACCATCCGGAAAATAAACATCCGCCCAGGGTTCCTTTAGATTATGCAAGAGATAATCGACTTCCACATGTAAACCGCGATCTGGATTGTTCAATGAGGCAATCGGAACAATATCTCCCAAAGTTTCGTCCGGCTGTTCCGGTTCATCGTTTGTATTATCAACTACTTCCCACAAGGTCGCATCAATAGTAGTTGTTTCTGTACACCCGCAAAAAGAAGGTGAAAGTATTAACAAACCAAATAATAAACAAATATATTTATACATAGATTTCTTTTTTTATCAATTATACAATACTACTTCACTTACTGTTTCTCACTTTTCTATATAAACGAATCTTGCCGGACAGGGAGTCCCCCAAGTTTTCCATAATGTCCATCCCCCATCATGCACGAAGTTATGGTGAGGATCTGCTTCTTCCATTAAACCTGCAGCGTAATAATAACAGTACACATTCATTGCATTACTCAATTCGCCGGTTTCTACATTATAATTTCCCGCCGAAACCAAACCTAATCCCCAAGCATTTGCCAAAGGAGTGTCTTTTCCGTCAAATTTCTCATAATATACCGGATCTTTCAAAACAGCCATTGAACCTCCAATGTTCCTCGAATCGTCAAAAAGCATTTGCCATTCATCAAACGTAGGAAGTCTCCACCCCTCAGGTGCAATATTATCTTGAATCCAATAGGTGTAATAACAGCCGTAAGCCTTCACATGTCCCGCAGTAATTACCGCCGTTTCTGAAGCTTGGAATACATTCGTATTTTCAATAGGAGCACCGTCTGGATAATTTTTGGCACGTAGATTCTCAGCCAACCATACTTGGGAAGAACCATTAGCATAAGTTATCCGGGTTACTTTATACTGTATCCGTTCATCTCCGCGAACATCTTCAAACATCATCATACTACCCAAATCAATAGCCGCAGAAGCACGTGAAACATAATCACTCTCACTCTTTACCTTCACATTCCAGAAAAGCCGTGTAAAATCAAATTTCTTAGCTCCAAGCTCCGTCAATACTTGTTGCAACTGCTGATGAGTCAGATAGCCCTCCGTATCCGGAATAGCCGATGCTACACTACCGGAAAAGTCCGCCTTGGTACTGAAACATAATTCCATTTCCGCATCCGGTTTGATTCCTTCCTTGTCCCAGACAAACTTAAGCCGTGCTTCTGTCTCAGGCCAGTTCAACTGTATTTTTGACATATCAGCCGGTTCTTGCAATTTTGTCCTTACTCTGACAGCATTAAAATGACGGATCTCCTTTGAAGCTATTCCAAGCTGCGCAGAAGGTTTCACAGACCAATAGATGTTCTTTTCTCCACCACCGGCTATTCCAAAATTTGCAAAAAACTCATCAATCTGATTGAGCCCCATGGTATAAGAATTTGCGTTTCCCACCTTAATATATACAGGATCACGCAGAAGTTTGTCTTTACTAAGCACCAATGTCAATTCTTCCGAACCGTCCTCCTGTTCCCATGAGAATGTATATTCAGACACCTTTCCATCATTCAAGTCAAATGCCGCACCATCTAAGGGAGCCAGCAAAGATATATTACTAACCGGAACTACCACTTCTATTTCATCCTTATTCTCACATGATAAGAGAACAAAGACCAGTAATCCACACACTATATAATAAAATCTGTTCATCATATTCTTTGTTTCTAATTCTATTAATAACCCGGATTTTGTGTAATAATACCCATTCCTTCATTGATAATCTTCGTCGGAATAGGGAAACGTTCATATTTATACCTGCCGTCGACAAAGGTTTCTATTTTGGCAGTAGACTGCCCTGCCCACTCCGCTTTTTTCACTGCATAAGGAATAAATTTACGATGACGAATCAGATCTTGACGACGTACGCCTTCCAAATAAAATTCATGTCCACGCTCTATCAGAACTTTATCAAGAAACGTTTCAACATCTCCGGCATCCGACATGGTATAATTACCTAGACCAACCCGTTTGCGCACCATGTTAAGATAGTCCAATGCCTCCTGCGTTACCTTGTTTCCATTTCTGACAATCGCTTCTGCCAATAAAGTAATCACATCGGCATAGCGGTAGATAGGCTGGTCTATCTCACACATATTACCTACAACACCTTCTATCGCATATTTCTGAGGAACTGCCCCATACCAAAGTACACTTCCCGCATTTCCTTCAATTCTGTCCTTTTGCTTATTATGCAATATGCCATCCGTGCCTGTATATTCTCCGATAAGTCTTTCTAGACGCTTGTCCCCAGGCTCATAACTATCATAAAACGGCCATGATATTTTATATCCGCCCCATTTCGTTATAGTATTGCCCAAAGCAGTGGGAAAATCGCCCGGAAGTGTATGCGCAAACCACTGACTATGTATCACTCCTTCCTTGTTGATGGCCGAATAAATGACTTCATTATTTATTTCCCCTGCCAACGAGAACAAAGAATGATAATCGGGCACTAGTCCATAAGAGAACGGAGCCTTAGTCAACTCCTGGCCGATTGCTTCTGCATCCGCCCATCTCTCAGTCATCATATAGAGTTTCATCAAAAGAGTTTTTGCCAACCCTTTCGTAAATCTTCCATAATTATTCGCGTCATACTGGACAGGCAACACTTTTGCAGCTTCCAACAAATTGGTCTCGATAAATTCCTGCATCTGTTCTTCCGATAAACGCGGAAGAATTTTCTCATTCAACGGCTCTTTCAAAATTTCCAACGTAGGAATAGGAATAGGCCCGTACATATCGTACAGCATAAATGCCAAAAAGCCCATTCCGCATTTCATTTCTGCAATATAGTTATTCAAAGCATCCTGATTCATCGGTACATCTTTGATGCGATCTATTGTCAGCATCATCGAAGCCAGATACTTGGAATTGTCATATACTCTACGGAAATCCCCATCAATATGCCAGTCGTCGGCTTCGAATGAATTGTAAACAGTAGTCCACCCCCAGGTACACTCTACATGATCGGTCACCATATCCGATTGCAAGGTATAACCGGCGTCAATCGTAAAAATACCATAACTGGTAAACACACGATAATTGGCATCTACCAACGCTTGCACATCAGACTCGTTCTGTGGAAACAAGGTTGGATTTATCTCACTATATATCTCAGTTTCCAGTTCACATCCCATCCAAAATATGGGGAAAAAAGCAGAAAGTATTATCTTCAATAAATGATGTTTCTTCATAACCTTCTTTTTTGATAATTCTGTTTATTAAAAAGTTATATTTACACCGAAATTATAAGAAATGATATTCGGATAAGCAAACTCTCCGTTATCGGTTTCCGGATCCACACCTGTCCAGTTCGTTATTACAAATGGATTAGTCACGTCTGCATACACCCTGCATCTTTGCATCCATTTAATCTTATTTACCGGAATATTATAACCAAGATTTATATTTCCGCAACGAATATAATAAACAGACTTCACGAAATAATCTCCGAAATTCTGTCCACCAAACAGGTATGTCGGATAGTCAGAGGCCGTATTATTATGGTTGAAAGACTTGTATGACAGAACAGATACATTCTCACCGCTCGTCCGTATCCATTTCTCCTTATAGCTTTCTGCACGTTTACGTCCGGTTTCTCCATAAAAGTAAAAACTCAAATCCCAGTTTTTATAGCGGAATGCATTGTTAAATCCGAACGTTAACTTAGGAGCACCATTACCAATATAATGCATATCTTCCTTTCCTATCTTATTATCGTTATTATCATCTTGCAGAATAATCATACCAGGCAAAAGGTCAGCCTGCGCTGCCGGAGCTTTGTCACCCGGACGCATAATACCAAGAGCATGGTAGTAATATTGGGCACGCAACGGATCGTCCGCTTTCTCATAGGGTTCAGGTTTCCAATAAGGACTACGCTTCGACCAACGGTCTTCATAATGAGATAATGTCAAAGTAGAATTCCAATTAAAATTCTTTGTCTGTATGTTGGCCGTATTCAATGTAACCTCCACTCCCTGACTTTTTGTTTCGCCAATATTGGCTTTAATAGATCCAATCTCATGATAAGATAA
This portion of the Bacteroides acidifaciens genome encodes:
- a CDS encoding alpha-N-acetylglucosaminidase, with product MYTRFLLILLLGTIWLYSCQSEQPPVTSLAARVTEGTSDDRILFRLIVDADNPSKDYFEISSENGKVLITGNSDLSLATGLNWYLKYVAGIHLSWNNPSQKLPEVLPLPQEKIRQETSMKSRYYLNYCTYSYSMAFWDWERWEKEIDWMAMHGINMPLSITGMEVVWYNLLKRVGYTTEEINEFISGPAFMAWWQMNNLEGWGGPNPDSWYQQQEVLQKKIISRMRELGIEPVFPGYSGMVPRNIGEKLGYQIADPSTWCGFPRPAFLSTEDEHFDSFAAMYYEELEKLYGKARYYSMDPFHEGGNTEGVDLAKTGTSIMKAMKKANPGAVWVIQAWQINPREEMISSLNQGDLMVLDLYSEKRPQWGDPNSEWVREKGFGKHDWLYCMLLNFGGNVGLHGRMDQLISGYYDACAHANGKTLRGVGATPEGIENNPVMFELLYELPWREERFSSDEWLQGYLKARYGGDIPPEVAEAWRALEHTVYNAPKNHQGEGTIESLLCARPGFHLDRTSTWGYSKLFYSPDSTAKAANLLLAVADRYKGNNNFEYDLVDIVRQSNADKGNMLLEEISRNYDRKDKENFRKQTQQFLELILSQDSLLSTRKEFSVSSWLAAACSLGTTDAEKKLYEWNASALITVWGDSIASNQGGLHDYSHREWSGLLKDLYYPRWKVFFEQKQQELDGKSAGEAINFYGMERAWAEKIGK
- a CDS encoding beta-galactosidase, which gives rise to MNSKYNFFTFCVIAVLLISACSSPKEQVKIENGTFNINGKEVQLICGEMHYPRIPHEYWRDRLHRARAMGLNTVSAYVFWNFHERQPGEFDFSGQADIAEFVRTAQEEGLYVILRPGPYVCAEWDFGGYPSWLLKEKDMTYRSKDPRFLSYCERYIKELGKQLSPLTINNGGNIIMVQVENEYGSYAADKEYLTAIRDMIKEAGFNVPLFTCDGGGQVEAGHIDGALPTLNGVFGEDIFKVVDKYHPGGPYFVAEFYPAWFDEWGKRHSSVAYERPAEQLDWMLSHGVSVSMYMFHGGTNFWYTNGANTSGGYQPQPTSYDYDAPLGEWGNCYPKYHAFREVIQKYLPEGTVLPEVPADNPTTTFATVELKESAPLTAAFHQTIRTEEVLSMEDVGMDFGYIHYQTTIQKAGKRKLIIQDLRDYAVILIDGKQVASLDRRYNQNSVTLNVQKAPATLEILVENTGRVNYGPDILFNRKGITSQVLWGDEKLTGWSVTPLPLYKEKVAEMNFGETIKGVPAFHKGTFTVPKKGDCFVDMSQWGKGSVWVNGKSLGRFWNIGPQQTLYLPAPWLKEGENEIVVFEMEDTGNRTLRGLEQPVLDSLGIDKNYQSGQRRAIVGTPVLEEGDVALKATLQEINEWQAFDFPVATTLRHFCIETLSSYTEDHQACISEVELIDDKGQPIDKKKWETVYVSSEQTDKNMGVAENLFDGDISSFWHTDADADPHHPHRIIVDMKEIYKVSAIRFKVRKGSFLSGKVKDVNIYARPQFFLFQ
- a CDS encoding DUF4874 domain-containing protein → MYKYICLLFGLLILSPSFCGCTETTTIDATLWEVVDNTNDEPEQPDETLGDIVPIASLNNPDRGLHVEVDYLLHNLKEPWADVYFPDGFVGPKIDIHRAQNDGVTLTQMYIYLTEYVKSDIPQSALDDLQRMFDKLKEGGYKAILRFAYKTDGEGTTSGEESPEWVERHLEQLTPILNKNLGLIAVMQAGFVGTWGEWHSSPMDNNQAAKNRVVNALLKAYPYCIEMRHPRYKTALTLENEADRNRIGFANDYFTVGEHRLSPDNDFVYGDPAYVELTNESHQYYVSGEIPYSGATDWEFNTIMPIEKVVVALRDHHYSAFDISQNFDLNILSWKNQKVYPQWLDRNQILYADNYFKDEEGNTVVRSFYDFVRDHLGYRLNLLEESTLSVEGQNLIYNLQLTNTGFSTVLNPRPVYLVFISESERVEKEIKLENVNPKNWQPFEPGTRNHEALIHKMEGRVNVGLSGKYQVGIWMPDGSESLKYNSAYGVKWALNTKTTHWIDNENKYVVNVIGEVEF
- a CDS encoding FISUMP domain-containing protein; amino-acid sequence: MMNRFYYIVCGLLVFVLLSCENKDEIEVVVPVSNISLLAPLDGAAFDLNDGKVSEYTFSWEQEDGSEELTLVLSKDKLLRDPVYIKVGNANSYTMGLNQIDEFFANFGIAGGGEKNIYWSVKPSAQLGIASKEIRHFNAVRVRTKLQEPADMSKIQLNWPETEARLKFVWDKEGIKPDAEMELCFSTKADFSGSVASAIPDTEGYLTHQQLQQVLTELGAKKFDFTRLFWNVKVKSESDYVSRASAAIDLGSMMMFEDVRGDERIQYKVTRITYANGSSQVWLAENLRAKNYPDGAPIENTNVFQASETAVITAGHVKAYGCYYTYWIQDNIAPEGWRLPTFDEWQMLFDDSRNIGGSMAVLKDPVYYEKFDGKDTPLANAWGLGLVSAGNYNVETGELSNAMNVYCYYYAAGLMEEADPHHNFVHDGGWTLWKTWGTPCPARFVYIEK
- a CDS encoding RagB/SusD family nutrient uptake outer membrane protein, with translation MKKHHLLKIILSAFFPIFWMGCELETEIYSEINPTLFPQNESDVQALVDANYRVFTSYGIFTIDAGYTLQSDMVTDHVECTWGWTTVYNSFEADDWHIDGDFRRVYDNSKYLASMMLTIDRIKDVPMNQDALNNYIAEMKCGMGFLAFMLYDMYGPIPIPTLEILKEPLNEKILPRLSEEQMQEFIETNLLEAAKVLPVQYDANNYGRFTKGLAKTLLMKLYMMTERWADAEAIGQELTKAPFSYGLVPDYHSLFSLAGEINNEVIYSAINKEGVIHSQWFAHTLPGDFPTALGNTITKWGGYKISWPFYDSYEPGDKRLERLIGEYTGTDGILHNKQKDRIEGNAGSVLWYGAVPQKYAIEGVVGNMCEIDQPIYRYADVITLLAEAIVRNGNKVTQEALDYLNMVRKRVGLGNYTMSDAGDVETFLDKVLIERGHEFYLEGVRRQDLIRHRKFIPYAVKKAEWAGQSTAKIETFVDGRYKYERFPIPTKIINEGMGIITQNPGY